From a region of the Campylobacter sp. genome:
- a CDS encoding methylated-DNA--[protein]-cysteine S-methyltransferase → MQKAFFNSPIGMLEICDDEIGICSIDWVKSSVCGPNDEIFKKHDAGLKFGFVCAVDDKGRDLKLSDLRKNLALCTDELGAYFRSELESFSVKLSQNGTQFQKSVWSALLEIPYGEVVTYGELAAAIGRPRASRAVGSANGKNKIPIIVPCHRVVAAGGLGGYSGAGGVATKAWLLNFERENLIKFGK, encoded by the coding sequence ATGCAAAAAGCCTTTTTTAATTCGCCCATTGGAATGCTTGAAATTTGTGATGATGAGATCGGGATTTGCAGTATCGACTGGGTCAAAAGCTCTGTCTGCGGGCCCAATGATGAGATCTTTAAAAAGCACGACGCAGGGCTTAAATTCGGCTTTGTGTGTGCTGTGGATGATAAAGGACGCGATTTAAAGCTTAGCGATTTAAGAAAGAATTTGGCTCTTTGCACCGACGAGCTTGGCGCCTATTTTAGGAGCGAGCTTGAAAGCTTTAGCGTTAAACTGAGCCAAAATGGTACGCAGTTTCAAAAGTCCGTGTGGAGTGCGCTTTTAGAGATCCCCTACGGCGAGGTCGTAACATACGGCGAGCTAGCCGCGGCTATCGGCAGACCGCGCGCAAGCCGAGCAGTAGGTAGCGCAAATGGCAAAAACAAAATCCCCATCATCGTGCCGTGCCACCGCGTCGTAGCTGCAGGCGGGCTCGGCGGATACAGCGGCGCGGGCGGCGTAGCGACCAAAGCGTGGCTACTAAACTTTGAAAGAGAAAATTTAATCAAATTTGGCAAGTAA
- the dapE gene encoding succinyl-diaminopimelate desuccinylase: MKPIEILKELIKFRSLTPSDDGAFNYVSMLLADFSEDRFELNGVTNAIFTKRFGQGPHLCFAGHIDVVPPGEGWASDPFVPVEAEGFLYGRGAQDMKSGIAAAICALAAARDFNGTLSLLLTSDEEGDGIYGTREMLSKLREQDALPDFAIVAEPTCEVRFGDTIKIGRRGSINGVLTLTGIGGHAAYPDKCINPVHILAPVLASLAGHDLDAGSEDFAPAKIVITDIRGGSQVVNVTPKDVRVMFNVRGGVGLGLEDVRDYVLGLFELDAKDVLCNESESCGKLEMSCTAQLQAGASLHLALKSSSKPFLTQRSSKIVQKLSASVQKICGAAAELNTAGGTSDARYFAEFGVETAEFGVRNDTIHQINERVEISDVENLAKIFSDLIENFG; encoded by the coding sequence ATGAAACCGATTGAAATTCTAAAAGAGCTCATCAAATTCCGCTCGCTCACACCTAGCGACGACGGAGCTTTCAACTACGTCTCAATGCTGCTGGCGGACTTTAGTGAGGATAGATTCGAGCTAAACGGCGTAACTAACGCGATTTTTACCAAGCGCTTCGGACAGGGTCCGCATCTATGCTTTGCCGGGCACATCGACGTCGTGCCGCCGGGCGAGGGCTGGGCGAGCGATCCGTTTGTGCCGGTGGAAGCGGAGGGCTTTTTATACGGGCGCGGCGCGCAGGATATGAAAAGCGGCATCGCAGCGGCAATCTGCGCGCTAGCGGCGGCACGCGATTTTAATGGCACGCTAAGCCTGCTGCTAACCAGCGATGAGGAGGGTGACGGCATCTATGGCACGCGCGAAATGCTCTCTAAATTACGCGAGCAAGATGCCCTACCCGACTTCGCAATCGTTGCGGAGCCTACATGCGAAGTGCGCTTCGGTGATACCATTAAGATCGGCCGTCGCGGCTCGATTAACGGCGTCCTCACACTCACGGGTATCGGCGGGCACGCAGCCTACCCAGATAAATGCATCAATCCTGTCCACATTTTAGCGCCGGTGCTTGCAAGCCTCGCGGGGCATGATCTGGACGCGGGTAGCGAGGATTTCGCTCCAGCCAAGATAGTCATCACCGACATTCGCGGCGGTTCGCAGGTAGTAAACGTAACACCCAAGGACGTACGCGTGATGTTTAACGTACGCGGCGGCGTAGGGCTGGGGCTAGAGGACGTGCGAGACTATGTACTGGGGTTATTTGAACTGGACGCTAAAGACGTGCTATGCAACGAAAGCGAATCCTGCGGCAAGCTAGAAATGAGCTGCACCGCGCAGCTGCAAGCAGGCGCGTCGCTACACCTCGCGCTAAAAAGCTCCTCAAAGCCTTTTTTAACTCAGCGAAGCTCCAAAATCGTGCAAAAACTAAGCGCTAGCGTGCAGAAGATCTGTGGCGCAGCAGCCGAGCTAAACACCGCAGGCGGCACGAGCGATGCGAGATACTTCGCGGAGTTTGGCGTGGAGACGGCGGAGTTTGGCGTGCGAAACGACACGATCCATCAGATCAATGAACGAGTAGAGATTAGCGACGTCGAAAATTTAGCTAAAATTTTTAGCGATCTGATAGAAAATTTCGGCTAA
- a CDS encoding LysE family transporter has translation MQPFVQGVLLGLGVSVPIGPVNVLIMSYALRSYTKALCLGIGAMSADMLYLALSAFGISQLAKIPIVFACISVFGACFLLYTAYATWHGATRSVQPASVEACSGAVLYGKGFLINLLNPYVIMFWLSVSAGTARADFALALAGLVSGILAWITLFPLAIYLARSKLPNIVVRAFAYISAFILVFFALKLLYAIIFAKI, from the coding sequence ATGCAGCCATTCGTACAAGGGGTTTTGTTGGGGTTGGGCGTTAGCGTGCCGATTGGCCCGGTAAACGTGCTGATAATGTCCTACGCGCTGCGAAGCTATACCAAGGCGCTGTGCCTGGGCATCGGCGCCATGAGCGCGGATATGCTCTATCTGGCGCTATCGGCGTTTGGTATATCGCAGTTAGCCAAAATCCCGATCGTTTTTGCCTGCATATCGGTATTTGGCGCGTGCTTTTTGCTCTACACGGCGTACGCGACCTGGCATGGCGCGACTCGCTCGGTGCAACCCGCAAGCGTCGAGGCTTGCTCGGGCGCGGTGCTTTACGGCAAAGGCTTTTTGATAAATTTACTAAATCCATACGTCATTATGTTTTGGCTCAGCGTCTCTGCCGGCACTGCGCGAGCAGATTTTGCGCTTGCTCTTGCGGGGCTTGTAAGCGGAATCTTAGCTTGGATCACGCTTTTTCCGCTTGCGATATATCTAGCCCGCAGCAAGCTTCCAAACATTGTAGTGCGGGCATTTGCATATATCTCGGCGTTTATTTTGGTATTTTTTGCACTAAAGCTTTTATACGCTATAATTTTTGCTAAAATTTGA
- a CDS encoding class 1 fructose-bisphosphatase, which translates to MQEIVKSIQNIALQIAEELKYADFGYTDHHNSTGDTQLKLDVKSDAIIEAEFRKNPLVRALISEEKDEILTLREDARLIVAYDPLDGSSLVDVNFAVGSIFGIYEDEISPANLKAAIYCIYGPRLEMVVCEDVPKLYRLNREGKFSFVKDLRLQQKGKLNATGATQKGWSEPHRKLVRTLFDEGYRLRYSGAMVSDLHQILLKGGGLFSYPATSDHPRGKLRVTFEVLPFAFIFERAGGTTSDGANGSLLQLKIEKIHQSTPCFFGSKYEIAKMHEIYGGKN; encoded by the coding sequence ATGCAAGAGATCGTAAAATCAATCCAAAATATCGCGCTACAAATCGCCGAGGAACTGAAATACGCGGACTTCGGCTACACCGATCATCACAACAGCACGGGCGATACGCAGCTCAAACTCGACGTAAAAAGCGACGCCATAATCGAGGCGGAATTTCGCAAAAATCCGCTCGTACGCGCCCTAATCAGCGAGGAGAAAGATGAAATTTTAACGCTGCGAGAGGATGCGCGCCTAATCGTCGCTTACGATCCGCTCGACGGCTCTAGCTTGGTAGACGTAAATTTCGCCGTGGGCTCGATTTTTGGCATCTACGAAGATGAAATTTCGCCCGCAAACTTAAAGGCGGCGATCTATTGCATCTATGGACCGCGCCTTGAGATGGTTGTTTGCGAGGACGTGCCGAAGCTCTACCGCCTAAATCGCGAGGGCAAATTTAGCTTCGTAAAAGACCTGCGCCTACAGCAAAAAGGCAAACTAAACGCCACGGGTGCGACGCAAAAGGGCTGGAGCGAACCGCACCGAAAGCTCGTGCGCACGCTGTTTGATGAGGGCTACCGCTTGCGATACAGCGGCGCGATGGTAAGCGACCTGCATCAAATTTTATTAAAAGGCGGCGGACTTTTCAGCTACCCCGCTACCAGCGATCATCCGCGCGGCAAGCTTCGCGTAACCTTCGAAGTGCTACCGTTTGCGTTCATCTTCGAGCGCGCGGGAGGCACCACTAGCGACGGCGCGAACGGCTCGCTTTTACAGCTTAAAATTGAAAAAATCCACCAAAGCACCCCTTGCTTTTTCGGCTCGAAGTACGAGATCGCGAAGATGCATGAAATTTACGGCGGGAAAAACTGA
- the mobB gene encoding molybdopterin-guanine dinucleotide biosynthesis protein B encodes MKRLVIAFSGPSNSGKTTLICKIAKIFIASGLRIAIVKHDPGDKARFDVEGKDSAKFSELGAETVVMSPTRTSYFSQRCMQIDEVVRMLGEFDILLVEGLKTLPLPRISLFRDKIDPAYLPFSDAIASNLSGEQMDKFCPVNFDINDAASISKWILKNAKKM; translated from the coding sequence ATGAAAAGACTTGTTATCGCATTTTCAGGCCCTTCCAACAGCGGCAAAACGACGCTAATTTGTAAGATCGCTAAAATTTTTATCGCTAGCGGGCTGCGGATCGCGATCGTAAAGCACGATCCGGGCGATAAGGCGCGCTTCGACGTAGAGGGCAAGGACAGCGCAAAATTTAGCGAGCTCGGCGCCGAAACCGTCGTGATGAGCCCGACGCGGACGAGCTATTTTTCGCAGCGCTGTATGCAAATTGACGAGGTCGTGCGAATGCTCGGAGAATTTGACATCCTGCTCGTAGAGGGGCTAAAGACGCTGCCGCTGCCGCGCATAAGCCTATTTCGCGACAAAATCGATCCTGCGTATCTGCCATTTTCGGATGCGATCGCTTCAAATTTAAGCGGCGAACAGATGGATAAGTTTTGCCCGGTAAATTTCGACATCAACGACGCTGCGAGCATTAGCAAATGGATCTTAAAAAACGCTAAAAAAATGTAA
- a CDS encoding lytic transglycosylase domain-containing protein encodes MRAICKFCLILTLLCAASSGKILSYEQIKDEPKSLAKDYYIYRLIDETKYNKTEIRALKQSIFRYKGKLKEKLDRIFGAVRPPKRPDHCAGVTSANILDANLTCKKARSYPNFIAKLSPSVRETLASQLEKHQDAASRNAVNLLRGFNDENPSEYFMQSRNAQNYFLYYDYLKGAGKDALIDIDADAAFVSELASQKGFKAVLNDALINRKYPHLRRSLTGVDPLAVDKDVAFMLGVNAVMQGDEGAALAFFSRAAASFEKPHDVHNAKFWIYLLNGDQNVLRQLASSDYYSLYTLYAKEVLGDRNLNIIIPNPAKNSIEGYDITDPFAWVRTKNSADRMSRPQLLEFAKKFDTKQSIGEYSYIMNKASGGKDNFYPTPFMEYIGDGDNRRKALILALARQESRFVPASVSTSYALGMMQFMPFLANEIGKKQLKIDGFDQDDMFRPEVAYRFANIHIDWLERKIYSPVFIAYAYNGGLGLVKKMLQRGDMFNKGKFEPWLSMELVPYAESRDYGKKVLANFIIYSQILDPRAKVSVQQELQDLLIPSKSDDFR; translated from the coding sequence TTGAGAGCCATCTGTAAATTTTGCCTTATTTTAACTTTACTGTGCGCCGCAAGTAGCGGTAAAATTTTAAGCTACGAACAGATCAAAGACGAGCCCAAATCCCTAGCCAAGGACTATTATATCTATCGCCTAATAGATGAGACGAAATACAACAAAACGGAGATTAGAGCTTTAAAACAGAGCATCTTTCGCTACAAAGGCAAGCTAAAAGAGAAGCTAGATAGAATTTTCGGCGCCGTTCGCCCGCCTAAGCGTCCGGATCACTGCGCAGGCGTTACCTCCGCCAATATTTTAGATGCAAATTTAACCTGCAAAAAGGCGCGCTCCTATCCAAATTTTATCGCCAAGCTAAGCCCCTCGGTGCGAGAGACGCTCGCTTCACAGCTTGAAAAGCACCAAGACGCGGCAAGTAGAAACGCTGTAAATTTACTGCGCGGATTTAACGACGAAAATCCGAGCGAGTATTTTATGCAAAGCCGCAATGCGCAAAACTACTTTTTATATTACGACTACTTAAAAGGCGCGGGCAAAGACGCTCTGATCGACATCGACGCCGACGCAGCCTTCGTAAGCGAACTAGCTTCGCAAAAAGGCTTCAAAGCGGTTCTCAACGACGCGCTAATTAACCGCAAATACCCGCACTTGCGCCGTTCGCTCACGGGCGTCGATCCGCTAGCCGTAGACAAGGACGTAGCGTTTATGCTCGGCGTAAACGCCGTCATGCAGGGCGACGAAGGGGCTGCGCTTGCATTTTTTAGCCGCGCGGCTGCGAGCTTTGAAAAGCCTCACGATGTGCACAATGCAAAATTTTGGATCTACCTGCTAAATGGAGATCAAAATGTCTTGCGTCAGCTTGCTAGCAGCGATTATTACAGTCTCTACACGCTCTATGCCAAAGAGGTCTTAGGGGATAGGAATTTAAACATAATCATCCCAAATCCCGCTAAAAATTCCATCGAAGGCTACGATATCACCGATCCTTTCGCTTGGGTTCGCACGAAAAATAGCGCTGATCGGATGTCGCGCCCGCAGCTTTTGGAATTTGCCAAAAAATTCGACACCAAGCAAAGCATCGGCGAGTACTCATACATCATGAATAAAGCAAGCGGCGGCAAGGATAACTTCTATCCAACGCCGTTTATGGAATACATCGGCGACGGCGACAACCGCCGCAAGGCGCTAATTTTGGCGCTCGCCCGCCAAGAAAGCCGCTTCGTGCCCGCATCGGTATCTACCTCGTATGCGCTTGGAATGATGCAGTTTATGCCGTTTTTGGCTAACGAGATCGGCAAAAAGCAACTCAAAATCGACGGCTTCGATCAAGACGATATGTTCCGTCCGGAGGTCGCTTACCGCTTCGCTAATATCCACATCGACTGGCTGGAGCGTAAAATTTACAGCCCGGTTTTCATCGCATATGCTTACAACGGCGGGCTCGGGCTCGTCAAAAAGATGCTTCAGCGCGGCGATATGTTTAATAAGGGCAAATTCGAGCCTTGGCTTAGCATGGAGCTCGTGCCGTATGCCGAGAGCAGGGACTACGGTAAAAAGGTGCTCGCAAACTTCATCATCTACTCGCAGATCCTCGATCCGCGCGCAAAAGTCTCGGTGCAACAGGAACTGCAAGATCTGCTGATACCTAGCAAAAGCGACGATTTTAGATAA
- a CDS encoding YggT family protein, which produces MLLNSVFYGILVSIHYVIQAYMMLIFVACVLSFIRPNPFGKFYKIVRVISALTEPAFALVRRYLPTTFGGFDLSPLVILFVLMFFDNMIIYILNRSVL; this is translated from the coding sequence ATGCTACTAAATAGCGTATTTTACGGCATTTTAGTGAGTATTCACTACGTGATTCAAGCTTATATGATGCTAATTTTCGTCGCCTGCGTTTTAAGTTTCATCCGTCCAAATCCGTTCGGTAAATTTTATAAAATCGTCCGCGTCATCTCTGCGCTTACCGAGCCTGCTTTTGCGCTGGTGCGTCGCTATCTGCCTACGACTTTCGGCGGCTTTGATCTTTCGCCGTTAGTGATTTTATTTGTTTTAATGTTTTTTGATAATATGATAATTTATATTCTAAATAGGAGCGTTCTTTGA
- the gltX gene encoding glutamate--tRNA ligase, with protein MYRFAPSPTGDMHIGNLRAAIFNYICSLQDKSGFILRIEDTDTARNIEGKDQEIIEILKRFGIKWQSLYYQSKNLKFHQQFAAKLLSEKKAFCCFCSEEELEAKKQAAKDAGEAYRYDGHCEHLSDEEVLGCEKPFTIRLKKPDHALEFTDAIKGRIAFEPQNIDSFVIMRADKTPTYNFACACDDMMQGVSFVIRGEDHVSNTPKQNWIRQSLGYDGEIKYAHLPIILNSEGKKMSKREDSSSVKWLLQSGYLPEAIANYLILLGNKTPREVFSMDEAVEFFDIAKISKSPAKFDEDKLAFINREHIKRASEQRLAELFELEPKFAPLIKFYTQEASLIPRIKEKIAAIYGAKDIPQEWAAQAQALREAILNLLSSNDAPAEFNDFKAALSQATNLKGKSLFMPLRFLLTGAPHGPELSELYPLIRADLKEILDATK; from the coding sequence TTGTATCGCTTCGCTCCGTCGCCCACCGGCGATATGCATATCGGAAATTTACGCGCGGCTATTTTTAACTACATCTGCTCGCTGCAAGATAAAAGCGGCTTTATTTTGCGCATCGAAGATACCGACACTGCGCGCAATATCGAAGGCAAAGATCAAGAGATCATCGAAATTTTAAAGCGCTTCGGTATTAAATGGCAAAGCCTGTATTATCAAAGTAAAAATTTAAAATTCCATCAGCAATTCGCTGCCAAGCTGCTCTCTGAGAAAAAGGCGTTTTGCTGTTTTTGCAGCGAGGAGGAGCTTGAGGCGAAAAAGCAAGCCGCTAAGGATGCAGGAGAGGCGTACCGCTACGACGGGCACTGCGAGCATTTAAGCGACGAAGAGGTGCTTGGCTGCGAGAAGCCCTTTACTATCCGCCTTAAAAAGCCCGATCACGCGCTGGAATTTACCGACGCGATCAAGGGGCGTATCGCATTTGAGCCGCAGAACATCGACAGCTTCGTTATCATGCGCGCGGACAAGACGCCAACTTATAACTTCGCCTGCGCCTGCGACGATATGATGCAGGGCGTGAGCTTCGTAATCCGCGGCGAGGATCACGTCTCAAACACCCCGAAGCAAAACTGGATCCGCCAAAGCCTCGGCTACGACGGCGAGATCAAATACGCGCACCTGCCGATCATATTAAATTCCGAAGGCAAAAAGATGAGCAAGCGCGAGGATAGCTCCTCGGTAAAATGGCTACTTCAAAGCGGTTACCTGCCCGAGGCAATCGCGAATTATCTGATCCTGCTGGGCAACAAAACGCCGCGCGAGGTCTTTAGCATGGATGAGGCGGTGGAGTTTTTCGACATCGCTAAAATTTCAAAAAGCCCGGCGAAATTTGACGAGGATAAGCTTGCCTTTATAAACCGCGAGCATATCAAAAGAGCGAGCGAGCAGCGCCTGGCGGAGCTTTTTGAGCTTGAGCCAAAATTTGCGCCTTTGATAAAATTTTACACTCAAGAAGCGAGCCTTATCCCACGTATCAAAGAAAAGATCGCAGCGATCTACGGCGCGAAAGATATCCCACAGGAATGGGCGGCGCAGGCGCAGGCGCTACGAGAAGCGATCTTAAATTTATTAAGCTCAAACGATGCACCAGCAGAATTTAATGATTTCAAAGCGGCGCTTTCGCAGGCTACAAATTTAAAGGGAAAGAGCCTATTTATGCCGCTTAGGTTTTTACTAACCGGCGCGCCGCACGGACCGGAGCTTAGCGAGCTGTATCCGCTGATCCGCGCTGATTTAAAGGAGATACTCGATGCTACTAAATAG
- the mscL gene encoding large-conductance mechanosensitive channel protein MscL: MSFIQEFKEFAMKGNVIDMAVGVVIGGAFGKIVTSLVSDIMMPVLGLLTGGMNFTDLKIVLKEAVGQTPAVTINYGSFIQVTVDFIIIAFCIFCAIKAINKLKKPAPAPEPAAPAEPSEEIKLLTEIRDLLKK; encoded by the coding sequence ATGAGTTTCATTCAGGAATTCAAAGAATTTGCGATGAAAGGCAACGTCATCGATATGGCGGTGGGCGTCGTCATCGGCGGGGCTTTCGGCAAGATCGTAACCTCGCTCGTAAGCGACATTATGATGCCGGTTTTAGGACTTCTTACGGGAGGTATGAATTTTACCGATCTTAAGATCGTGCTAAAAGAAGCGGTGGGGCAGACCCCGGCCGTTACGATAAACTACGGCTCATTTATCCAGGTAACGGTCGATTTCATAATCATCGCGTTTTGTATATTCTGCGCGATCAAGGCGATCAATAAGCTTAAAAAGCCTGCTCCTGCGCCGGAACCTGCCGCACCTGCGGAGCCTAGCGAAGAGATTAAACTTCTTACCGAGATAAGAGACCTGCTTAAAAAATAG
- a CDS encoding Crp/Fnr family transcriptional regulator, whose translation MLERIPYFKALSAAQINRLEQISIHKSYKKGEILFFEGERSQYLLILLKGILKIYKTSAKGREIHMREIRPISLVAEMVNFEETSYPASGVFSTNGEVLKIDYEKFKNEFMSDPKICLELLKSMSEKIRALNAVFDNQVVLNCDGKIAKFISENFDIFMSTKYTRIAKILNVTPETFSRTITKFKKSGALILDDKQEITGFDKDKLDEYIQG comes from the coding sequence ATGCTTGAGAGAATTCCTTATTTCAAAGCTCTAAGCGCAGCGCAAATCAATCGTTTGGAGCAGATTAGCATCCATAAAAGCTACAAAAAGGGCGAAATTTTATTTTTCGAGGGCGAGCGCTCGCAGTATCTATTAATCCTGCTAAAAGGAATTTTAAAAATCTATAAAACCTCTGCAAAGGGGCGTGAGATCCATATGCGTGAGATCCGCCCCATCTCGCTCGTGGCGGAGATGGTAAATTTCGAAGAGACGAGCTACCCTGCAAGCGGCGTGTTTTCGACAAATGGCGAGGTGCTAAAGATCGATTATGAAAAATTTAAAAACGAGTTTATGAGCGATCCAAAGATTTGCCTGGAGCTTTTAAAATCGATGTCTGAGAAGATCCGAGCGCTAAATGCGGTCTTTGATAATCAAGTTGTGCTTAACTGCGACGGCAAAATCGCTAAGTTTATCAGCGAGAATTTTGATATTTTTATGAGCACGAAATACACTAGAATAGCCAAAATTCTAAACGTGACTCCCGAAACATTTTCGCGCACCATCACTAAATTTAAAAAGAGCGGCGCGCTAATTTTAGACGATAAGCAAGAAATCACGGGCTTTGATAAAGATAAGCTGGACGAGTATATCCAAGGCTAG
- a CDS encoding metallophosphoesterase, with product MKSAYIFPIVGTVLFLFFNLYIYRSISARFTPYKNFVIFRPALSLLCVALAILDAIFFVGFGLNGSFKNELLYKLCVFCMAASFSLFFICLAYDVLSAAAHVVKFSQNRRKFLKTFIDVTFVIMAFSYIFKGLYNALKIPKITEREIKIKNLARELSFAVISDVHLGEFLKKEFLQGVVAQINSLNYDALLIVGDMFDLRSDELGDILQPLEAIKKPIFFVTGNHEYYRGDASGLIKAMQKAGVRVLQNESVEFEGLNLMGVHDLNGFRFGYMQPDLSAALAQADPDKPKILLAHQPKYVVDFVRDEVDLCICGHTHAGQIFPWTLLVLLSQKYLYGLYNDGLKQIYVSSGVGFWGPPIRVFADAEIALLKLRKA from the coding sequence TTGAAAAGCGCCTATATTTTCCCGATTGTCGGCACGGTTTTATTCCTGTTTTTTAATCTTTACATCTACAGATCGATCAGCGCGCGCTTTACGCCATATAAAAATTTCGTGATCTTTCGCCCCGCTTTGAGCTTGCTTTGCGTAGCTTTGGCGATTTTAGATGCAATATTTTTTGTGGGTTTTGGGCTTAATGGAAGCTTTAAAAACGAACTGCTTTATAAGCTATGTGTATTTTGCATGGCAGCGTCCTTTTCGCTCTTTTTTATCTGCCTTGCTTACGATGTGCTAAGCGCCGCTGCGCATGTGGTTAAATTTAGCCAAAACAGGCGAAAATTTTTAAAAACCTTTATAGACGTAACCTTTGTAATAATGGCGTTTAGCTATATTTTTAAGGGGCTTTATAATGCACTAAAAATTCCAAAAATCACCGAGCGCGAAATAAAAATCAAAAACTTAGCTCGCGAGCTAAGTTTTGCCGTCATCTCGGACGTGCATCTGGGCGAGTTTTTGAAAAAGGAGTTTTTGCAAGGCGTTGTAGCGCAGATAAACTCGCTAAATTATGACGCGCTGCTGATCGTGGGCGATATGTTTGATCTGCGCTCGGATGAGCTCGGGGATATTTTGCAGCCTCTTGAGGCGATAAAAAAACCCATCTTTTTCGTTACGGGCAACCACGAGTATTACCGCGGCGACGCAAGCGGACTTATAAAAGCGATGCAAAAAGCGGGCGTGCGGGTGCTGCAAAACGAAAGCGTGGAATTTGAGGGGCTAAATTTAATGGGCGTGCACGATCTTAACGGCTTTCGCTTCGGATATATGCAGCCCGATCTAAGCGCCGCGCTAGCGCAGGCAGACCCTGATAAGCCTAAAATTTTACTCGCGCATCAGCCAAAATACGTCGTGGACTTTGTGCGCGACGAGGTCGATCTGTGTATCTGCGGACACACACACGCGGGGCAAATTTTCCCATGGACGCTTTTGGTGCTGCTTAGCCAGAAGTATCTTTACGGGCTGTATAACGACGGGCTGAAGCAAATTTACGTAAGCAGCGGCGTAGGGTTTTGGGGCCCGCCGATAAGGGTCTTTGCGGATGCCGAAATCGCGCTGCTTAAGCTTAGAAAGGCATAG